AAACATCTCCGACTCGCCCGCCGCTTGGCGTTTCTATCTTTTTCCGCAACCGGTTCTGAAAGATAATATGACAATTCTGTCCGCTACCGTTGCGTCCAGTCTGCTGATGCCAAATCAACTGATGACTGTCACCACCGATATCAGCAACCAGGCAGACGTACTTAAGAACAACACCCCGGTTCAACTCTATTTTGAAAATAACAGGGTCGGTCAGGTCGTTTCAGATTTCGCTCCCCTGGAAATGAAGAACTTTGCCTTTCAAGCCTTTCCTGGTAAGACGGGTACCGTCCATGCTGTTCTGGAGATACCCGAAGATGATTACGGTCACGACAATCAACGGTTTTTCCAGTTTTACGTTCCTGACAGGATTCGCTGCAAGATTGTCGCTTCCTCGGCGGAAGAAATGTCACCTCTGAAGTTCGCTCTTGATTCCATCAATCGTCAGTCACAGTTTGTTGAAACTGAAGAACAGATATCTTCGGATCTGGCACAATTGTCACTGGATGAGGTGGATGTACTGATTCTTCTGAATCCGTCGGTTTTAAGTAATAGCGCGTATCGTGAGGTAGAGCGGTTTACGAGCGACGGCGGAGGTGTCATCATCTTCCTCGGTGACAGAATTGTGACCTCCGGCGGAGAGTTGCTCAGGAGTGCTTTCGCAATTCCCCGGGCCACCGATCTCATCGTTCTCGGAAGTGACGCATTTCACTCGGTGGATCACATTGCAGAAGAGCATCCGCTACTGCATAACTTTCCGGTAAAGGAGCTGACCAGTGAAATGCCGCAACTGTTTTCTCATGTCCGCATGGCATCGTCCACCGGCGGGGACGTTTTACTATCGCTGTCAGACAGCGATCCGCTACTGATGGAATTCCGTCGACATCTCGCTTCTGTTCTCGTCTTCACCACTCTGCCGGATCTTCGCTGGACAGACTTTCCCGTGAGAGGAATTTTTGTACCGCTCCTTCATCGCATGCTGGTCTATCTGGCCGGTGAAATATCGGATGGGTTTATGCTGCAAATTGACTCACAATTGACTGTCCCCCTTTCTGGCAGTGTCATCTCCAGGGAACTGACGCTGGTGAAACCGTCAGGGAAAAGGGTGCTGATGGTGCCAGACTATCAGAAAGAACAGCTCAATATAGCTGGAACCGACGAAGTTGGAGTCTATCATCTTTTTGCAGATAAGAATGAGATAGCCTCTTTTGTAGTCAATATTGCTGAATCCGAAGATCCTGGCCGGCGCCTCAGAGGCAAGGAATTAATGCGCCTCTTTCCGGAACAGAGGAGCCGGCTCGTGGATGCTGACGAAGATGCTTTGCTGGCTGTTAGTGAGGCGCGCAGAGGGACAGAGTTGTGGCGTCCGTTCCTTCTGGCAGCCTTGGCGGTGCTGGCTCTGGAAACATGGGTTGGCAGGGTGCGGAAGGAGGAAGAGTCATCGTGATTGATAAGAGGGAGCATCAGCACGAAAGGGCGCTGTTAGTTGGCGCAGTCCACTCGGGCATGATGAAGGAGACGGTGGAAGAGCACCTAGACGAGCTCGCCTTACTGGCGGAAACTGCTGGAGCGGAAGTGGCGGGACGGGTGCTCCAGAAAAGGGAGAAGATTGATCCGCGATATTTCATCGGCAAGGGGAAGGCGGAGGAGATCGTGCAGCAGGCAAAAGCGCTCGATCTACAGCTAATCATTTTCGATGATGAACTTTCACCCTCGCATGTAAGAAATTTCCTGAGACTGACAGAGACTATCAAGGTGATGGACCGGACGGGGTTGATCCTTGACATCTTCAGGCAGCACGCCAAGACGAAGGAAGCCAAGACTCAGGTTGAATTGGCACACCTGCTGTATTTGCTTCCCCGCCTCACCCGCCTCTGGACACATTTGGAGCGGCAGATGGGCGGCATCGGTACTCGGGCCGGCGCCGGTGAGACGCAGATCGAAGTGGACCGGCGTCTGATCCGTGACAGAATTGCGAAG
This is a stretch of genomic DNA from Candidatus Neomarinimicrobiota bacterium. It encodes these proteins:
- a CDS encoding BatA domain-containing protein, translated to MSFLAPSLLWGLLAASVPFIIHLVSNRRVQKVEFSTVRFIKELEHETIRQLKLRQWILLILRTIAIVLLVMVFARPVKVGYFPVWAAGDQSARLTFLLDNSASISATVNGESLLQRSKVTVLKLLGGMQDSPFIEIYQSSPLKRVLSEKLVSIETVEQVISTIDETTLEDDLWHGVNTVLNQSDLNVGQSGKVATREFYIFSDFPATVPEAWQLYSQNISDSPAAWRFYLFPQPVLKDNMTILSATVASSLLMPNQLMTVTTDISNQADVLKNNTPVQLYFENNRVGQVVSDFAPLEMKNFAFQAFPGKTGTVHAVLEIPEDDYGHDNQRFFQFYVPDRIRCKIVASSAEEMSPLKFALDSINRQSQFVETEEQISSDLAQLSLDEVDVLILLNPSVLSNSAYREVERFTSDGGGVIIFLGDRIVTSGGELLRSAFAIPRATDLIVLGSDAFHSVDHIAEEHPLLHNFPVKELTSEMPQLFSHVRMASSTGGDVLLSLSDSDPLLMEFRRHLASVLVFTTLPDLRWTDFPVRGIFVPLLHRMLVYLAGEISDGFMLQIDSQLTVPLSGSVISRELTLVKPSGKRVLMVPDYQKEQLNIAGTDEVGVYHLFADKNEIASFVVNIAESEDPGRRLRGKELMRLFPEQRSRLVDADEDALLAVSEARRGTELWRPFLLAALAVLALETWVGRVRKEEESS